ACCGCGAAGGACCACATCCAGGAAACCTATACGGTCAAGGTCGACGACGGCCACGGTGGCACGGCCACGAAATCTGTGACGCTGACGATCAATGGCACGGACGACGCGGCGATCATCACGCCGCACGCGACCGGCAGCGACGCAGGCACGGTCAAGGAAGATACGACGCTGACGACCAGCGGCAAGCTGGATGTCGTGGATCCGGACGCTGGCCAGGCGGTATTCGTATCCCAGAACGTGAACGGCCAGTATGGCACCTTCACGATGGGCACGGATGGTACGTGGACGTACACGCTGAACAACGCTTCGACGGCGGTTCAGCAGCTCGCCGCCGGTCAGACGGCGACCGAGAAGTTCACGGTTGCGTCGGCTGATGGTTCGACGAGCACGGTGACCGTGACGGTTCAAGGCACCAACGACGCGCCCACGATCAACGTCCCGTCGGGAGCCGACGCCGGATCGGTCACGGAGGACGGCACCAAGACCGCAACTGGTCAGTTCAGCAAGACGGATATCGACGCCACCGACACGCACATCTGGACGGTGGATGGCAACGCGAAGGGCGCCTACGGTACCTTCAGCGTCGACCAGACTGGCAAGTGGACGTACACGCTGGACAATTCTGCAGCCCAGTCGCTGACCGCGAAGGATCACATCCAGGAAACCTATACGGTTAAGGTCGACGACGGCCACGGCGGCACGGCCACGAAGTCTGTGACCCTGACCATCAACGGCACGGACGATGCGGCGATCATCACGCCGCACGCGACCGGCAGCGACGCCGGCACGGTCAAGGAAGACACGACGCTGACGACCAGCGGCAAGCTCGATGTCGTAGATCCGGATGCTGGTCAGGCGGTATTCGTCGCCCAGAGCGTGAATGGCCAGTACGGCTCATTCACGATGGGCACAGATGGGACGTGGACATACAACCTGAACAATGCCTCGGCGGCGGTTCAGCAATTGGCGGCCGGTCAAACGGCAACTGAGAAGTTCACGGTTACATCGGCCGATGGCACGACGAGCACCGTAACGGTGACCGTTCAGGGCACCAACGATGCCCCGACGATCACTGCGCCGGCAGGAGCGGACGCTGGTTCCGTCACGGAAGACGGTACCAAGACGGCGACCGGTCAGTTCAGCAAGACCGACGTTGACGCGACTGATACGCACACCTGGACGGTCGACGGAAACGCGAAGGGGACCTACGGTACCTTCAGCGTCGACCAAACCGGCAAGTGGACGTACACGCTGGACAACACCGCAGCGCAGTCTCTGACGTCGAAGGACCACATCCAGGAAACCTATACGGTCAAGGTCGATGATGGCCACGGCGGCACGGCCACGAAGTCCGTGACCCTGACCATCAACGGCACGGACGATGCGGCGATCATCACGCCGCACGCGACCGGCAGCGACGCCGGCACGGTCAAGGAAGACACGACGCTGACGACCAGCGGCAAGCTCGATGTCGTAGATCCGGACGCAGGCCAGGCGGTCTTCGTGCCCCAAGCGAGCACCGCCGGCGCATACGGCACCTTTGCCCTGACGACGGACGGGACGTGGACGTATAACCTGAACAATGCCTCTACGGCGGTTCAGCAATTGGCAGCCGGTCAAACGGCAACTGAGAAGTTCACGGTCACGTCGGCCGATGGCACGACGAGCACCGTGACGGTGACCGTTCAGGGCACCAACGACGCTCCGACGATCAACGTACCGACAGGAACGGACGCTGGTTCTGTCACGGAGGATGGGACCAAGACGGCGACCGGTCAGTTCAGCAAGACCGACGTTGATGCGACCGATACGCACACCTGGACCGTGGATGGAAATGCGAAGGGCGCCTACGGCACGTTCGCGGTCGACCAGACCGGCAAGTGGACCTACACGCTGGACAACGCCGCCGCTCAGTCGCTGACCGCGAAGGATCACATCCAGGAAACCTATACGGTCAAGGTCGACGACGGCCACGGTGGCACGGCCACGAAGTCTGTGACGCTGACCATAAATGGTACGGACGACGCGGCCATCATCACGCCGCACGCGACAGGCAGCGACGCTGGGACAGTCAAGGAAGACACGACGCTGACGACCAGCGGCAAGCTCGATGTCGTCGATCCGGACGCTGGCCAGGCGGTATTCGTATCCCAGAACGTGAATGGCCAGTATGGCACCTTCACGATGGGCAGGGATGGTACGTGGACGTACACGCTGAACAACGCTTCGACGGCGGTTCAGCAGCTCGCCGCCGGTCAGACGGCGACAGAGAAGTTCACGGTTGCGTCGGCTGATGGTTCGACGAGCACGGTGACCGTGACGGTTCAAGGCACCAACGACGCGCCCACGATCAACGTCCCGACGGGTGCCGACGCCGGTTCGGTCACGGAGGACGGCACCAAGACCGCGACTGGTCAGTTCAGCAAGACTGACGTTGACGCGACCGATACGCACACCTGGACGGTGGATGGCAACGCGAAGGGGGCGTACGGCACGTTCAGCGTGGATCAGACCGGCAAGTGGACGTACACGTTGGACAACGCGGCGGCTCAGTCGCTGACGTCGAAGGACCACATCCAGGAAACCTACACCGTCAAGGTCGACGACGGCCACGGCGGCACGGCCACGAAGTCGGTCACGTTGACGATCAACGGCACGGACGATGCGGCGATCATTACCCCGCATGCGACCGGCAGCGATGCTGGTACGGTCAAGGAAGACACGACGCTGACGACTAGCGGCAAGCTCGATGTCGTGGATCCGGACGCCGGGCAGGCGGTATTCCTGCCGCAGACGGCTGTAGTCGGCACCTACGGGAGCTTCTCGTTAACCGCGGATGGCACGTGGACGTATACGTTGAACAATGCTACGACAGCGGTTCAACAACTGGCGGCTGGTCAGACGGCGACCGAGAAGTTCACGGTGGCATCCGCTGACGGCACTACCAGCACGGTCACGGTGACGGTCCAGGGCACCAATGATGCGCCGGTCATCAATGCGCCGGCGGGGACAACGCTCGGCTCCGTGACAGAAGACGGCTCCAGGACCGCAACCGGTCAGTTCAGCAAGACCGACGTTGACGCGACTGATACCCACACCTGGACGGTCGACGGAAACGCGAAGGGGACCTACGGTACCTTCAGCGTGGACCAGACCGGCAAGTGGACGTACACGCTGGACAACACCGCAGCGCAGTCTCTGACGGCGAAGGACCACGTCCAGGAAACCTACACCGTCAAGGTTGACGATGGCCATGGCGGAACGGCAACGAAGACCGTGACCCTGACCATCAACGGCACGGACGATGCCGCGATCATCACGCCGCACGCGACCGGCAGCGATGCCGGGACGGTCAAGGAAGACACGACGCTGACCACCAGCGGCAAGCTCGACGTTGTCGACCCAGATGCCGGTCAGGCAGTGTTCGTTCCGCAGACGGGCGCGGTCGGCACGTACGGAAGCTTCTCGCTGACGGCGGACGGCACATGGACCTATACGCTGAACAACGCCTCGACGGCAGTCCAGCAACTGGCGGCCGGTCAAACGGCGACCGAGAAGTTCACGGTGGCATCGGCTGACGGCACGACGAGCACCGTCACGGTGACGGTCCAGGGCACCAACGACGCTCCGACCATCAACGTCCCGACGGGAACGGACGCCGGCTCGGTCACGGAGGACGGTACCAAGACGGCGACCGGTCAGTTCAGCAAGACCGACGTTGACGCGACCGATACGCACACTTGGACGGTCGATGGCAACGCCAAGGGCGCCTACGGCACGTTCGCCGTTGACCAAACCGGCAAGTGGACGTACACGCTGGACAACGTCGCAGCTCAGTCGCTGACGGCGAAGGACCACATCCAGGAAACCTACACGGTCAAGGTCGACGACGGCCATGGCGGCACGGCCACAAAGTCCGTGACCCTGACGATCAACGGCACGGACGACGCCGCGATCATCACGCCGCACGCGACCGGCAGCGACGCCGGTACGGTCAAGGAAGACACGACGCTGACCACCAGCGGCAAGCTGGACATCGTCGATTCCGATGCCGGCCAGGCGGTGTTCATCACGCAGAACGTCACCGCGCAATACGGCACCTTCACCCTGGGTAGCGACGGCACCTGGACGTACACGCTGAACAACAACGCGCCCGCGGTGCAAGCTCTGGCCGTGAACCAGACCATGACGGAAACCTTCACGGTTTCCTCCGCGGATGGTACGACCGCCAAAGTCAACGTGACCATCCAGGGCACCAACGACGCCCCGGTCATTACGCTCCCCGCCGGCGGCGCCGACGCGGGCGCGGTCACGGAAGATGGCACCAAGGTCGTTTCCGGCCAACTGGCGCGCACCGACGTCGACAGCACGGACACGGCAACCTGGACGATCCAGGGAACCGCCAAGGGCACGTATGGGACGATCGCGGTGGACAACACCGGGAAGTGGACCTATACGCTCGACAACGCCGCCGCGCAGTCCCTGAAGGCCGGCGACAAGGTCACCGAGACCTATACCGTCAAGGTCGATGACGGTCATGGCGGGACGGACGTCCATGCTGTAACCATCACGATCAACGGCACGAATGACGTACCCGTCATCGTGGGCCGAGGCGGCGACGGCGTGGGAGACCGCGGTACCGTTATCGAAGACGCATCGTTGACGGCGACTGGCAAACTCGACGTCACCGACGCCGATTCGGGCGAAAGCTACGTCCGTCCGCAGACCGTGCAGGACACCTACGGCACCTTCAGCATCGATGCCAACGGCAACTGGACCTACACGCTGGACAACAGCAACGCTGCGGTCCAGGCGCTGTCGGGCGGGCAATCGCTGGGCACGCGCACCTTTACGGTCACGTCGCTGGACGGGACGGCGACCCATACGGTCAGCGTCAATATCACCGGCACCAATGACGCGCCCACCTCGGCCGCGAACTCCACTCACGTCGAAGTCGGCACCACGCACGTCTTCACGACCAGCGAGTTCGCGTTCTCCGACAGTAATGGAGAAAGCAACAGCCTCCAGAGCGTCATCGTGTCCAGGCTGCCCGACAACGGCACCCTGACGCTGAACGGTTCTGTCGTGACCGCCGGCCAGGCCATATCGGCGAGCGACATCGCCGCCGGCAAGCTGGTCTATACGCCCGGCGCGACTGGCGCGGATGCGTCGTTCGGCTTCCAGGTGCGCGACACCGGTGGTACGGCCAATGGCGGCAAGGACACCTCGGGCGAGTACAACTTCTCCGTGGTGACCGACAACCTGATCCGAGGCACCAATGACGGCAGCGGCTCGGGCGTCATTACCGGCGGATCGGGGGACGATATCGTCATCGGCGATGCGGGCGGGTCCAAGACCACGGTCATCGCCGGCAAGAGCTACAACATCGCCCTGATCGTCGACCATTCCGGCAGCATGGCGTGGGGCCTGGACGGTGGCAGCAATCCGGGCTACGGGCAGGACCGCATGTCGCTGGTGAAGTCCGCGCTGCTGAACCTGCTCGACACCTTGGACAACCACTCGGGCGGCGTCGTCAACGTGGCGCTGATCGGCTTTGGAACGTCCGCCGACAGCACCATCCAGATCCAGAACCTGACGACCAGCAATGTCCAGAGCCTGATCAATGCGATCAACAACATGTCGGCCACCGGCGGCACCAACTACGAAGCGGCGTTCAACTCCGCCGTAAGCTGGTTCAATGCCCAGACCGCAGCAGGCAAGTCGGGCGTCAGCTACGAGAACATGACGTACTTCCTGACTGACGGAGACCCGACCTATTACCTGAACAACAACGGTTCGCGCGGTGGCGACGGATCGACGACCGACGCGACCACCCTGCAGGAATCCATCAACGCCTTCCAGAACCTGAGCAAGGTCACCAGCGTCAATGCAATCGGCGTGGGCGATGGCGTCAGCGCCCAGTATCTGCAGTTCTTCGACAACACCGCCAGTGGCAACGTGAGTACCGTGACTGTTGGCGTGGGGTCTCATTCCGATACCACGCTGGCCAGCTTTGGCAGCCTCTTCGGCAGCGGCATCAACAACCCGTTGAACTGGACGACGACGTCTGGCGGACTCGGTAGCGGCGCCGTTCGCAACCTCGGTGGCTATATGCAGATCACCGATGTCACGGGCAGCGGCGACACCAAGGTGGTGAGCCCCAACATCACGCTCAGTTCGTCCAAGATGGCATTGGCCTTCGATGTTTCGACCAGCAACTTCAACACCGGCGACAGCTTCAAATGGGCCATCGAGAAGCTCAATACCAGCACGGGCCAGTGGGAGACCGTGCAGTCGGGCTCTTCGACCTCGCCGATCTCGAGCGCAGTGGAAATCGAGTCCAACATTCTTGCGGCCGGCACCTATCATCTGGTTTATTCCGTTGGCGACAACACCAGCGGGCTAGGTTCGGCGACCGTCAATATCGACAACATCGAGACGCACTCCTACGGATCGACGATCACCGGCGCGGCCGGCACGGTGGATATCGCACACCAGGCGTCGGATCTGGATACCGTGCTGCAAGGCGGTAGCGTGTCGACCACGCCGGCGACGGTGGGCAGCGACACCATCGACGGCGGCGCCGGCAACGATGTCATCTTCGCGGATACCATCAACACCGACGGCCTGTCCTGGGCCGGCCATCCGGCCGGATCGCATGACGGCCAGGGCATGCAGGGGCTGGTGGACTTCCTGACGTCGACCAACGGCCATGCCGCGACCACGACCGAGCTGTACGACTACATCAAATCCCACAGCGACGATTTCAACGTCGCGGGCGATACCCGGGGGGGCGACGACACCGTGCGCGGCGGGGCGGGCGACGACCTGATCTACGGGCAGGGCGGCAACGACACGCTGATCGGTGGCCAAGGCAACGACACCCTGTACGGTGGGACGGGTAGCGATACTTTCAAGTGGGAATTGAACGACCAGGGCACGACGTCCAGGCCCGCGGTGGACACGATCAAGGATTTCTCCAACGATGCGCCAGCCAGCGGCGGCGACGTGCTGAATCTGAAAGATATGCTGCACAACCCGGCCGACGCGGATCTGTCGAAGTTCCTGAACTTCAGCAAGGACGGCAACAACACCGTGGTGAAGGTCAGCACCGCCGGCGATGTGGCGCATGGTTTCGACCAGAAGATCATCCTGGAAAACGTCGACCTGACGGGCGGCAAGACGGACCAGACCGCGATCATCAACGATTTGCTGCAGAAGGGGAAACTCCAGGGCCACGAATGACGCCGCTCACGGCAGGGCCCGCGGCGTCAGCCGCGTGCCCAGTCGGCGATGAACTCCAGGAATGCCCGCGTTTTTGCCGGGACATGATGTCGGGAGGGATGGAACACATAGAGCGGGAAACGTTCGTCCGTCCAATCGGGAAACAGGTTGACCAGATGGCCGTCGGCGATCAGTTCCGCGGCGCCGAGCTGCAGCATCTGTGCGATGCCGGAACCGGCCAGGCAGGCCTGCAGCAAGGCGCCCGGATCATTGACGGTCAGGCGTCCCTGGGTGGGCACGATCAGCCGCTTGCGACCGCGGTGAAACTCCCACGGAAACGGCCTGCCGGTCTGCGGATCGCGGAACTCCAGGCACCGACGCGCGTGGTCGTGCAGATCCTGGGGGCGGGCAGGGCGGCCCCAGCGCTCGATGTAGGCCGGCGCGGCCACCGTCACCACGGCGGTATCCAGGATCTTGCGTGCGATCAGGGTGGAGTCGCGCGGCTTGCCGAACCGCACCGCGAGGTCGAAGCCTTCGGTGACGAGGTCGCCCAGGCTGTCCCTGGCGATGAGCTCGATTTCCAATTCGGGATAGGCATCCATGAAGCGATCCAGTGCCGTACCCAGGATCGCCCGATAGCACACCGCGTCCACGTTGACCCTGAGCCTGCCGCGAACCGCCGACGCGCTGCCCGACGCCGTGATCGCCGCTTCTTCCAGGCCCGCCAGATGCGGGATCACCTGCTCGTGGAACCGGCGGCCTTCCTCTGTCAGCGACACGGAACGCGTGGTTCGGTTGAATAGCCGGATACCCAGCCGTTTTTCCAATCGGGCGATCGCTCGGCTCACGCCGGGTGGCGACATGCCTATCGTGTCGGCCGCCGCGGCGAACGAGCCGCCGTCGACGATGGCGGCGAAGACGCTGATGCCGCTGGCGACGTTCTCCAGTTTCGTTTTCATGGTGCTGGCATGTATGCAGAGTGAGCTTGCCGCGCGGTATCTTCGTGGTGCCACGCGTGCTGTCGCGTGCTCCCATGCCGCCAGGCCGATGATGCCCGATTGGTGCTTGATTGTCACTTATCAAGTTCCATTAGGATCATTTCGATATGGATGCCAGTAGTCCAGAATTCTCTCCGTGGGCAGTCAAGGCCAACTTCCAAGGAGAAATTCATGTATGCGATCACAGGTATCACAGGCCAGGTGGGCGGCGCCCTGGCGCGCGAACTGTTGGCTTCCGGCCAGCCGGTAAGAGCCGTCGTACGCGACGCAGGGCGCGCCGCATCCTGGGCGGCGCAGGGATGCGAAATCGCCGTTGCACAGATGGACGACGCGGAGGCGCTGGCGCGGGCATTCCGCGGTACCCAAGGTGTCTTTATCCTGCTGCCGCCAGCGTTCGATCCGCAGCCCGGGTTCCCGGCGGCCAGGCGCATCATCGAAGCCGTATCCACGGCGCTGCTCGATGCCCGGCCCCCGAAGGTCGTGTGCCTGTCCACGATAGGCGCGCAGGCCCGCGAGACCAACCTGTTGTCGCAGCTCTCGCTGATGGAACAGACGCTGCGCGGCCTGCCCATGCCGGTGACTTTCCTGCGCGCCGGCTGGTTCATGGAGAACGCCGTGTGGGACGTCGCAGCGGCGCGCGACCAGGGTGTGATCCCCAGCTATTTGCAGCCCCTGGACCGCGCGGTGCCCATGGTCGCGACCGAGGACGTGGGGCGTACCGCCGCCGCGCTGCTGCGGGACACCTGGACAGGCGCGCGCGTGGTCGAGCTGGAAGGGCCGCGCCGCGTCAGTCCCAATGACATCGCCGCCGCTTTCGCCAGGATACTGGGCCGCCCCGTGCGTGCCGAGGTCGTCGAGCGCGAGGACTGGGAATCCCTGTTCCAGGCCCAGGGCATGAACAACCCCACGCCGCGCATGCGCATGCTCGACGGGTTCAACGAAGGCTGGATCTGCTTTGAAGGCCCCGACGACCAAATCGTCCGTGGCCGTGTCGGCCTGGACAGCGTCCTCGGTGATCTCGTCGCGCGGGCTCAGTAGCCGCTCGCCAGCTGCACGCTGGATCGATGGCGCGCGACCGCTCGGTCATGGATTGCCTCGATCACCATGGGCTCGAGTTCGGGCGGAATGTCGTGGCCCATGCCTTCGACCGGAAGGTAGATTGCATCCGGGATCGCGAGCGCCGTGTCATGGCCGCACGCCGGCGGGATCAACGGGTCGTCCGTCCCGTGAATGACGAGGGTCGGCGCTGTAATCGTCGACAGACGTGCACGCCGATCGCCGGCTACCGCCATGGCCGCGATCTGGCGCGCCGTCCCGCCGGGATTGTGGCAACGCCGCGCTTCCTCCAGCAAGATGGCGCGATGGCGAGTTTCGTCGAACGGATAAGCAGTCCCGGCAATGCGACGCGCGAAAGCCATGCGTGCCGCCAGAAAGCCTTCCGTATCGGTGGCGGGATGTGGCGTGGGACGGACCATCATCGCCATGACGTCGGCCGCTGCCTGTGGCAGCGCCGGATTGCCCGTGCTCGACATGATCGAGGTGAGGGAAACCACCCGATCGGCGTGTTCGCTTGCCAGGACCTGCGCGATCATTCCTCCCATCGACCGCCCGGCGACGTGTGCACGCGCGATGCCAAGCGCATCGAGCAGGGCGATCGCGTCGGCCGCCATGTCGTACAGCGTGTACGGAACGCCAGGCCGGCGCCCGGCCATCATCTCGGCTGCCAGTGCGCCAAAGTCCGGTGGGGCCAGGGCGTTGAGATGCGTCGAGCAGCCGGCGTCGCGGTTATCGAAGCGGATGACGCGATAACCCTTGGCGGCCAAGCCCTTACAAAAGGGTTCGCTCCATCGGATCATCTGCGTTCCCAGGCCGGAAATCAGCAGCATCGCCTCTGCATCGACATGTCCGAAGCTATCCCAGGCGAGCTCGATACCATTTTGCTGGCGAATGATCTGCATATCGCGCCTATCATTTGAAGGCGCCATATTGCCCGGGTAAAAATACGGTGTCAATTTTGGCCGGGTAATAATAGCCTGCAGGCCGTCGCGAAGGCTCCCGGTGGCCGAAACGAAAACAGCGCCGCAAGGCGCTGTCTAAAACAAAAACAGCGCCTTGCGGCGCTGTCTTGTGACTTGCGGGAAGTCGATCGAATCTGGTTGGTGGAGCGGAGGAGGATCGAACTCCCGACCTTCGCATTGCGAACGCGACGCTCTCCCAGCTGAGCTACCGCCCCACATCAAGCAAGTCCGCAACTATACCAGAAAAGTTTTGGATTGGGCCGCTCGCGGCGAGTCGTATGGTCCCTGGCCTGTTGCCGCCCCATTTTTGAAAATTCCCGGCAAGGGCGAAAGTTTTGTATGTATCAATAGATGTTGTTACATTGCCACGATGTGGCGCGAGGCCAACAGCGTTACATATTACTTTTGCGGCGTCCATCGAAGTTACACACATAATGGAGCGATTCGGTGGAGTAATTCGGCGATTTTAGGAGAGATTGTCGACAATAAGCAGAATTTGATACGGCTGAGCATCCTATCGGCCAAAAGCCTTTACAACTGCGCTATCCACCTCAGCCTTTTCCTAACCATAATATTTACATTCGGTTGATAGGCAATGAAATAAATCGCGTTTTTTCGGAGTTGATCGGGCGTTGAACGCCACTGACAATGCCGGCCGCAGTTTCTTCATAGCTGTTTCGTCGACCGTTCCTCTTATAAAAATACCTGTATGCGGAGCGGCACGTGCTGAGCGCGAAGTATTACAGCCGGGAAATCAGCTGTTACTCAACCACGAATACGCATTACGGGAATGCCATGCAATCGTTTCGTTTGAAGCATTTAGTTGCCGTCCTGGCAACTTTTGCCACCGCCGCCGCCGTCGCTCAACCGACGCAGTCCGCTCAGCCAAATAGCCAGCTCGCGAAGCCGCCGGTCGCCCCCGCGGCTGGCGCGCCCGTGTCGCAGGCGACGAACGTCAAGGGTTCCGCCTCCCTGAATCAAGTGGTCGAGCAGACGCTGCTGACGAACCCGGAAATCCAGGCCCGCTACAACGACTTCCGTTCCTCGCTGGAAGGCCAGAATGTCGCCAAGGGCGGCTGGCTGCCGCAGGTCAACGCGCAGGGTTGGGTCGGCCACGAGTGGCAGAGCAACCTTCCGGGTGAAGGGTCCGCCAGCTGGAATCGCCCGGGTTATACCCTGGAACTGCGCCAGCTGCTGTTCGATGGCTTCAAGACGAACAACGATGTGAAGCAGGCCGGCTTCGAAAAGCTGTCGCGCTATTACGATCTGCTGGCCACCAGCGATGAAATGGCGTTCAACGCGACCCAGGCCTACCTGGACGTCGAGCGTTATCGGGATCTGGAGCTGCTCGCTCGCCAGAACTACAGCCTGCACGACGAAACGATGAAGCAGATCCGCGAGCGCGCCGATTCCGGCGTGGGCCGTCGCGTGGATCTGGAGCAGGCGGGTGGCCGCCTGGCGCTGGCCCAGACCAACCTGATGACGGAAAGCGCGAACCTGAATGACGTGACGCAGCGCTTCCGCCGTGTGACGGGCCTGGACGTGCCGGCCACGCTGGCACCGCCGCCACGCCTGGACGACAAGCTGCCCAAGGATCCGAAGAATTTCAACGATTCGCTGCGCGGCAACCCGTCCTTCCTTTCCAAGCAGGCGCTGCTGCAGGCCGCCGATGCCGGCGTGCAGTCGTCGAAGGGCGCGTTCTCGCCCAAGTTCGAATTCGTCGCGTCGACCGGCACGGATACGTCGCAGCCCGGCCCTGACTACAAGAACACCCGCAGCACCAACGTGCAGCTGGTCATGTCGTACAACCTGTACCGCGGTGGCGCGGATTCGGCGCGCTTCCGCCAGACGTCGGCGCAAAGCTACGCGGCGCGCGACGTACGCAACTACACTTGCCGCAATATCCAGCAGGATCTGGCGATCGCGTGGAACAACGTCGTTCACCTGCGCCAGGCGCTGCCTTTTCTGCGTGACCACGAAGTGGCGACGACCAAGGTGCGCGATGCCTACCGCCAACAGTTCCAGATCGGCCAGCGCACGCTGCTGGACTTGCTGGACACCGAAAACGAACTGTTCGAATCGCGCCGCGCGCTGACCAACGCCCTGTACGACCTGCAGGTTGCCCAGTATCGCTGGCTGACCCTGTCGCACAAGCTGCTGCCGACGCTGGGCCTGCGTCCCGCGAACGACGAAACGCCGGAAGAGAAGTCCAAGCTGGAAGTCAGCGACGACGTCATCAAGCTGTGCAATTCGACGGTGCCGGACGCGACGCGCCTGGAGCCGGTCAAGGTAATCTACAACAACGGCACCACGCCGCCGGACTTTGTCCCCTCGGGCAGGTCCCCTCAACCCAGCCCGGCACAGCCGGGTTTCACCCCGAAGTGGTGATCTGCCA
This genomic interval from Bordetella genomosp. 8 contains the following:
- a CDS encoding LysR family transcriptional regulator, which produces MKTKLENVASGISVFAAIVDGGSFAAAADTIGMSPPGVSRAIARLEKRLGIRLFNRTTRSVSLTEEGRRFHEQVIPHLAGLEEAAITASGSASAVRGRLRVNVDAVCYRAILGTALDRFMDAYPELEIELIARDSLGDLVTEGFDLAVRFGKPRDSTLIARKILDTAVVTVAAPAYIERWGRPARPQDLHDHARRCLEFRDPQTGRPFPWEFHRGRKRLIVPTQGRLTVNDPGALLQACLAGSGIAQMLQLGAAELIADGHLVNLFPDWTDERFPLYVFHPSRHHVPAKTRAFLEFIADWARG
- a CDS encoding NmrA family NAD(P)-binding protein, giving the protein MYAITGITGQVGGALARELLASGQPVRAVVRDAGRAASWAAQGCEIAVAQMDDAEALARAFRGTQGVFILLPPAFDPQPGFPAARRIIEAVSTALLDARPPKVVCLSTIGAQARETNLLSQLSLMEQTLRGLPMPVTFLRAGWFMENAVWDVAAARDQGVIPSYLQPLDRAVPMVATEDVGRTAAALLRDTWTGARVVELEGPRRVSPNDIAAAFARILGRPVRAEVVEREDWESLFQAQGMNNPTPRMRMLDGFNEGWICFEGPDDQIVRGRVGLDSVLGDLVARAQ
- a CDS encoding alpha/beta fold hydrolase gives rise to the protein MQIIRQQNGIELAWDSFGHVDAEAMLLISGLGTQMIRWSEPFCKGLAAKGYRVIRFDNRDAGCSTHLNALAPPDFGALAAEMMAGRRPGVPYTLYDMAADAIALLDALGIARAHVAGRSMGGMIAQVLASEHADRVVSLTSIMSSTGNPALPQAAADVMAMMVRPTPHPATDTEGFLAARMAFARRIAGTAYPFDETRHRAILLEEARRCHNPGGTARQIAAMAVAGDRRARLSTITAPTLVIHGTDDPLIPPACGHDTALAIPDAIYLPVEGMGHDIPPELEPMVIEAIHDRAVARHRSSVQLASGY
- a CDS encoding TolC family outer membrane protein, whose translation is MQSFRLKHLVAVLATFATAAAVAQPTQSAQPNSQLAKPPVAPAAGAPVSQATNVKGSASLNQVVEQTLLTNPEIQARYNDFRSSLEGQNVAKGGWLPQVNAQGWVGHEWQSNLPGEGSASWNRPGYTLELRQLLFDGFKTNNDVKQAGFEKLSRYYDLLATSDEMAFNATQAYLDVERYRDLELLARQNYSLHDETMKQIRERADSGVGRRVDLEQAGGRLALAQTNLMTESANLNDVTQRFRRVTGLDVPATLAPPPRLDDKLPKDPKNFNDSLRGNPSFLSKQALLQAADAGVQSSKGAFSPKFEFVASTGTDTSQPGPDYKNTRSTNVQLVMSYNLYRGGADSARFRQTSAQSYAARDVRNYTCRNIQQDLAIAWNNVVHLRQALPFLRDHEVATTKVRDAYRQQFQIGQRTLLDLLDTENELFESRRALTNALYDLQVAQYRWLTLSHKLLPTLGLRPANDETPEEKSKLEVSDDVIKLCNSTVPDATRLEPVKVIYNNGTTPPDFVPSGRSPQPSPAQPGFTPKW